In Drosophila pseudoobscura strain MV-25-SWS-2005 chromosome 4, UCI_Dpse_MV25, whole genome shotgun sequence, the following proteins share a genomic window:
- the SC35 gene encoding serine/arginine-rich splicing factor 2, giving the protein MSNGGSAGGLGGTRPPPRIDGMVSLKVDNLTYRTTPEDLRRVFERCGEVGDIYIPRDRYTRESRGFAFVRFYDKRDAEDALEAMDGRMLDGRELRVQMARYGRPSSPTRSNGRRGGGSGGGGGGGGAGGGGGGGGGRRRSRSRSPMRRRSRSPRRRSYSPRSRSQSAASHSPERRTKFSRSPVRGESRNGIGASALAVGASRSRSRS; this is encoded by the exons CATCGATGGCATGGTGTCACTGAAG gTCGACAATCTCACATATCGCACGACTCCAGAGGACTTGCGTCGCGTCTTTGAGCGTTGCGGAGAAGTCGGTGATATTTACATACCGCGCGACCGCTACACACGTGAGAGCCGAGGCTTTGCTTTCGTGCG GTTCTATGACAAACGTGATGCTGAGGACGCACTGGAGGCAATGGATGGTCGCATGTTAGATGGCAGGGAGCTCCGTGTCCAGATGGCTCGTTATGGCCGTCCCTCGTCGCCCACTCGTAGCAACGGTCGTCGTGGCGGAGggtctggtggtggtggcggaggaggtggtgctggcggtggaggtggtggtggaggcggTCGTCGTCGCTCGCGTTCCCGTTCACCTATGCGCCGCCGTTCGCGTAGTCCACGACGTCGCTCTTACTCGCCGCGGTCGCGCTCTCAGTCGGCGGCCAGCCATTCGCCGGAGCGTCGCACCAAGTTCTCGCGCAGTCCAGTGCGCGGCGAAAGTCGTAATGGGATCGGAGCATCCGCCTTAGCTGTTGGAGCCTCCAGAAGTCGTAGTCGCTCTTAA